A section of the Ignavibacteriales bacterium genome encodes:
- a CDS encoding EamA family transporter: protein MKSRTVAYIELFLAAITWSSFFIFSKELEKVGLEPVNIISARMIFAALIYAAIALPLKLKIPSIIKNPLLITPGLTFFVAAVMIATGEEGQSPGLTAFIGFLVPIIISLFFLEKLHIKLSHLGIVSLIVAIIGFTLTGFGDEIRMNLSVIYTFIGACFAGLYFVTQKFLVKQHGPYVVTFFAFWGAVPIAIFFIPSFLGQVSLMNGYSWIMLMGLTIFSTLIPFFLYTHAMRDLGPAEGTAVNLLIPFAGSLLSFAIGGYGLTSISVIGGLLTLVGVCFYVFKGINRQDDPVK from the coding sequence TTGAAGAGCCGTACTGTTGCATATATCGAACTATTCCTCGCCGCTATTACATGGTCTTCGTTTTTTATTTTCTCTAAGGAGTTAGAAAAGGTTGGTCTCGAACCGGTAAATATTATCAGTGCACGCATGATTTTTGCAGCACTCATTTATGCTGCCATTGCTCTTCCTTTGAAGCTTAAGATTCCCTCAATTATTAAAAACCCCTTATTAATTACTCCGGGGCTTACTTTCTTTGTCGCCGCTGTAATGATTGCCACCGGGGAGGAAGGACAATCTCCGGGACTTACCGCTTTTATAGGGTTTTTAGTACCCATCATTATCAGCCTTTTTTTCCTGGAAAAGCTTCATATTAAACTTTCACATCTAGGCATCGTTTCTCTTATAGTCGCCATTATTGGGTTTACTCTGACAGGTTTTGGCGACGAGATCAGAATGAACCTTTCAGTCATTTACACCTTTATTGGAGCATGCTTTGCAGGTTTATATTTTGTTACCCAAAAATTCCTTGTTAAACAGCATGGTCCGTATGTAGTGACATTCTTTGCTTTCTGGGGAGCCGTTCCCATCGCAATCTTTTTTATCCCCTCGTTTTTAGGGCAGGTATCCCTGATGAATGGGTATTCATGGATAATGCTTATGGGTTTAACGATTTTTTCTACCCTCATACCATTCTTTTTATATACTCATGCAATGCGAGACTTAGGTCCGGCTGAGGGAACCGCTGTTAACCTGCTTATTCCTTTTGCTGGTAGTTTACTTTCTTTTGCGATAGGTGGGTATGGATTAACCAGTATTTCAGTTATTGGAGGTTTGCTCACCTTGGTAGGAGTTTGTTTCTATGTCTTTAAAGGAATAAACAGGCAGGACGATCCCGTTAAATAG
- the nadD gene encoding nicotinate (nicotinamide) nucleotide adenylyltransferase translates to MKRYGIFGGAFDPPHIAHSILADDVREQMHLDKIIFIPSGKHPLKEHETIAAEHRLNMSKLAFQDDENFEVSDIEIRNENGKSYTVDTLIQLKEKYKDDFVKLYLILGIDNLLEFPKWKQPEKLFLLSEVVIIARPNFVVQDAKPEYTSRVKFLSTPLIEISSSLIRDHVSHDKSIKYLVNSKVEKYIYDNNLYND, encoded by the coding sequence ATGAAACGATACGGGATTTTTGGCGGAGCGTTTGATCCACCTCATATAGCACATTCCATACTCGCTGATGATGTCAGGGAGCAGATGCATCTTGATAAAATCATATTTATACCTTCAGGTAAACATCCATTGAAAGAGCATGAAACCATCGCTGCAGAACACAGACTAAACATGTCGAAGCTTGCATTTCAAGACGACGAGAATTTTGAAGTTTCCGACATAGAAATACGAAACGAAAACGGTAAAAGCTATACAGTAGATACATTGATACAGCTCAAGGAGAAATATAAGGATGATTTTGTTAAATTATATTTGATACTCGGTATAGATAACCTATTGGAATTTCCGAAATGGAAACAGCCGGAAAAGCTATTCTTGTTGTCTGAGGTAGTCATAATTGCGCGTCCTAATTTTGTTGTGCAGGATGCAAAACCGGAATATACATCACGGGTAAAATTCCTGAGTACACCCCTCATAGAGATATCATCATCTTTAATAAGAGATCATGTCTCACATGATAAGTCAATAAAATACCTTGTTAACTCAAAGGTCGAAAAGTATATATACGACAATAATCTATACAACGACTAA
- a CDS encoding EamA family transporter produces the protein MEKRTIAFVELFLVALSWSSFFLFLKELEKEGVSPVNIVVGRMVIASLIMIVVALILKTKLPPLKDFALLSFPGLSFFAGAWLVARGAESQPPGITAFLQFAVPISISLFLLKKLDIKLTVIGVIALVLAVAGLLITAMGDTFTINISLGIIFLGAAFIGLYLISQKFLVKRYGPFIVTCFVFWGSLPLAVFFIPDFIKHVPGMSGEAWFMMIGMVVLASIIPFLLYNHAMKELGPVEGTAVNLIIPFLGSLVSFAFGGFDLSNETLIGGIVTFVGVGFFVGKGILRQDEVKS, from the coding sequence ATGGAAAAGCGCACTATTGCTTTTGTGGAACTATTTCTGGTTGCATTAAGCTGGTCATCCTTTTTCCTTTTTCTCAAAGAATTGGAAAAAGAGGGTGTTTCTCCTGTGAATATCGTTGTCGGGAGAATGGTTATCGCTTCTCTCATAATGATAGTTGTAGCTTTAATTTTAAAAACTAAACTTCCTCCACTAAAAGATTTTGCTTTATTATCTTTTCCGGGTCTTTCGTTTTTTGCAGGTGCGTGGTTAGTTGCACGGGGAGCTGAAAGCCAACCACCTGGGATAACCGCTTTTCTCCAATTTGCGGTTCCTATCTCTATAAGCTTATTCCTTCTGAAAAAACTGGATATTAAACTTACCGTTATAGGTGTAATTGCACTGGTACTGGCGGTAGCGGGACTCCTTATCACCGCAATGGGGGATACCTTTACTATCAATATCTCGCTGGGCATTATCTTTCTTGGTGCCGCCTTTATTGGATTGTACCTTATCTCTCAGAAATTCCTCGTAAAGAGGTACGGTCCCTTTATAGTAACTTGTTTTGTTTTTTGGGGCTCGTTACCCCTCGCTGTTTTCTTTATCCCTGATTTCATTAAGCATGTACCGGGTATGTCTGGAGAGGCATGGTTTATGATGATAGGTATGGTAGTTTTAGCCTCGATTATTCCTTTTTTACTCTATAATCATGCTATGAAAGAACTCGGTCCGGTCGAAGGTACTGCGGTCAATCTGATTATTCCTTTTCTTGGGAGCCTTGTCTCATTTGCATTTGGAGGATTCGATCTGAGTAACGAAACGCTGATTGGAGGGATAGTGACATTTGTGGGGGTAGGATTCTTTGTTGGTAAAGGAATTTTACGGCAGGATGAAGTTAAGAGCTAA